A genomic window from Qipengyuania oceanensis includes:
- a CDS encoding Fur family transcriptional regulator, producing MQQKIDLEQLCADKGLRITEQRRVIAQVLSDSDDHPDVEQLHRRASRVDPKISIATVYRTVRLFEEAGILDRHDFGDGRARYEAAPEAHHDHLIDVESGKVVEFVDPELEALQRQIAEKLGYRLVDHRMELYGVRLDRDN from the coding sequence TTGCAGCAGAAAATCGATCTCGAGCAATTGTGTGCGGACAAGGGCCTGCGCATAACGGAACAGCGCCGCGTCATCGCGCAGGTGCTGTCCGATAGCGACGACCATCCCGATGTCGAGCAACTGCATCGCCGGGCGAGCCGGGTCGATCCGAAGATCTCGATCGCTACGGTCTACCGCACGGTGCGCCTGTTCGAAGAGGCCGGGATACTCGACCGACACGATTTCGGAGACGGCCGGGCGCGTTACGAAGCCGCGCCGGAAGCGCATCACGATCACCTGATCGATGTCGAGAGCGGCAAGGTCGTCGAATTCGTCGACCCCGAGCTCGAGGCCCTGCAGCGCCAGATCGCCGAGAAACTCGGCTACCGGCTCGTCGACCATCGTATGGAACTCTACGGTGTCCGGCTCGACCGCGACAACTGA
- the tsaB gene encoding tRNA (adenosine(37)-N6)-threonylcarbamoyltransferase complex dimerization subunit type 1 TsaB: MRVLAIETASEACSVALFDGAEFLAGSHRLLGRGHAERLVPMIADLPGRGRADRILVSLGPGSFTGVRIGLATARALGVAWNAEVLGYPTLALVAAMARGASRQSVTVCVNGGHGQWFVQNFDEAGVPEDEVASLAPADAARTVVHEFIAGNRARDLAALVPDNRQVRDLQPDARETLALADAVMTSDLAPIYGRAPDAKPQQAAS, translated from the coding sequence ATGCGCGTGCTCGCCATAGAAACCGCCAGTGAAGCCTGCTCGGTCGCCCTGTTCGACGGTGCGGAATTTCTCGCGGGCAGTCACCGGTTGCTGGGGCGCGGCCATGCCGAAAGGCTGGTCCCGATGATCGCCGACTTGCCTGGCCGGGGCCGCGCCGACCGTATCCTCGTATCGCTCGGCCCGGGCAGCTTCACCGGCGTCCGGATTGGCCTCGCCACCGCCCGGGCTCTCGGCGTCGCGTGGAATGCCGAGGTTCTCGGATACCCGACGCTGGCGCTCGTCGCGGCGATGGCCCGCGGTGCGAGCAGGCAATCCGTTACCGTCTGCGTGAACGGCGGCCACGGACAGTGGTTCGTCCAGAACTTCGACGAAGCGGGAGTTCCTGAGGACGAGGTCGCTTCGCTTGCTCCGGCAGATGCCGCCCGCACGGTCGTGCACGAGTTCATCGCCGGCAACCGTGCCCGGGACCTCGCGGCCCTCGTGCCGGACAATCGACAGGTCCGCGACCTGCAGCCCGATGCCCGCGAAACCCTCGCGCTTGCGGACGCCGTGATGACCAGCGACCTCGCTCCGATCTACGGGCGGGCGCCCGATGCCAAGCCACAGCAGGCCGCGTCATGA
- a CDS encoding NifU family protein: MFIETETTPNPQSLKFLPGQPVMTSGTREFASPEAAEASPLAQAIFDTGEVTNVFFGSDFVSVTAAPGVEWSALKPQVVAILLDHFVSQAPLFVPGTAGGIAVPPEDEEMAVKDDPADADIVAQIHELLDTRVRPAVAGDGGDIRYRGYKDGVVYLTMQGACAGCPSSTATLKHGIEGLLKHYVPEVVEVRAA; encoded by the coding sequence ATGTTCATCGAAACCGAAACCACGCCCAATCCGCAAAGCCTCAAGTTCCTGCCCGGTCAGCCGGTCATGACCTCGGGCACGCGCGAGTTCGCTTCTCCAGAAGCCGCCGAAGCAAGCCCGCTTGCTCAAGCGATCTTCGATACCGGTGAAGTGACGAACGTGTTCTTCGGCAGCGATTTCGTTTCGGTGACCGCCGCACCCGGCGTCGAGTGGAGCGCGCTCAAGCCGCAGGTCGTGGCGATCCTGCTCGATCATTTCGTTTCCCAGGCCCCGCTGTTCGTGCCAGGCACCGCAGGTGGAATCGCAGTGCCGCCGGAAGACGAAGAGATGGCGGTAAAAGACGATCCGGCCGATGCCGACATCGTCGCCCAGATTCACGAGTTGCTGGATACGCGCGTGCGACCGGCCGTGGCCGGCGACGGTGGCGACATCCGCTATCGCGGTTACAAGGACGGCGTCGTGTATCTGACCATGCAGGGCGCATGCGCCGGTTGCCCGAGCTCGACCGCGACGCTCAAGCACGGGATCGAAGGTTTGCTGAAACATTACGTGCCCGAGGTCGTTGAGGTCCGCGCCGCCTGA
- the egtB gene encoding ergothioneine biosynthesis protein EgtB, translating into MSQPSRTAAELRQQDSLRQRFLATRELSEALAAPLSDADATIQSMDDASPTKWHLAHVTWFWETFLLRDHADGYVLFDERYPYLFNSYYEAEGERHARARRGMLSRPTLAEIIDWRGHVTAAMDRLLDREDLRPLIALGIAHEQQHQELLLTDIKHALFQNPCGEAMWERHPSERTVPREIGWHEHPGGIALIGHDGAGFAFDNEGPRHRVLLEPFALADRLVTNGEWDQFIADGGYSDARLWLSDGWAWVQGEGIATPLYWRDGDDGPEQFTHSGWQDRNPDAPVTHISHFEADAFASWAGARLPTEFEWEAIARGQHAEAAPSHDPAAGNQLDEAAPPQPVGSDGLFGDCWQFTRSAYLPYPRFEVAEGAVGEYNGKFMSGQGVLKGASCATARGHSRASYRNFFYPQQRWQFTGLRLAKDI; encoded by the coding sequence GTGTCCCAGCCCAGCCGCACCGCGGCAGAGCTTCGCCAGCAAGACAGCTTGCGGCAGCGATTCCTGGCAACGCGAGAGCTGAGCGAAGCGCTCGCGGCCCCGCTGTCGGATGCCGATGCGACAATCCAGTCAATGGACGATGCATCACCGACCAAGTGGCATCTCGCGCATGTCACCTGGTTCTGGGAAACGTTCCTTTTGCGCGATCACGCCGACGGCTATGTCCTGTTCGACGAGCGATATCCCTACCTTTTCAATTCCTATTACGAGGCAGAGGGGGAACGTCACGCCCGCGCGCGGCGCGGGATGCTTTCGCGACCGACCCTGGCTGAAATTATCGACTGGCGCGGCCATGTCACCGCGGCGATGGACCGATTGCTGGACCGCGAGGATCTGCGCCCGCTGATCGCGCTGGGCATCGCGCACGAGCAGCAGCATCAGGAATTGTTGCTGACCGACATCAAGCATGCGCTGTTCCAGAATCCGTGCGGAGAGGCGATGTGGGAACGCCACCCTTCCGAGCGAACTGTGCCGCGGGAAATCGGCTGGCATGAGCATCCCGGTGGCATAGCGCTGATCGGTCACGACGGAGCGGGCTTCGCCTTCGATAACGAGGGGCCGCGCCATCGTGTCCTGCTCGAACCCTTCGCGCTGGCGGACCGGCTGGTCACGAACGGCGAATGGGACCAATTCATCGCCGACGGCGGATATAGCGACGCGCGCCTGTGGCTGTCGGACGGATGGGCCTGGGTGCAGGGCGAGGGCATAGCCACGCCACTGTACTGGCGCGATGGCGACGACGGTCCGGAGCAGTTTACCCATTCCGGCTGGCAGGACCGCAATCCAGATGCACCGGTGACGCATATCAGCCATTTCGAGGCCGACGCCTTCGCCAGCTGGGCCGGAGCCCGCCTGCCGACCGAGTTCGAATGGGAAGCGATTGCCCGTGGCCAGCATGCCGAAGCAGCTCCCTCTCACGATCCTGCGGCTGGTAACCAGCTCGACGAAGCCGCGCCGCCGCAGCCGGTCGGAAGCGACGGCCTGTTCGGCGATTGCTGGCAATTCACTCGATCCGCCTACCTGCCCTATCCCCGCTTCGAAGTCGCGGAGGGCGCGGTCGGAGAATACAACGGGAAGTTCATGAGCGGGCAGGGCGTATTGAAGGGCGCCAGCTGCGCCACGGCGCGCGGCCATTCGCGCGCCAGCTATCGCAACTTTTTCTACCCGCAGCAGCGCTGGCAATTCACCGGCCTGCGGCTCGCAAAGGACATTTGA
- a CDS encoding sensor domain-containing diguanylate cyclase encodes MEFSAVQALLATAMAVAAFVLLARERSLRLAQVSEAADRLERLHLVVRNRGRRLAHNIRVGRLIEETADIGLWQYFPKEDRQVWSEGLKLLFGLEAKDRLGEGDAETFLAAKGVDLVNDAMNKANGEPGNFRLRFDVENLDGEHRSLKMRACRLNDGSGQLHCIIGVVIDVTELAIREEQLRKSRRSARMEARRARELAETDALTGIANRRRVMDWVDRAMVTCRAGEALVSLIVLDIDHFKSVNDTWGHQAGDRVLQRIAQIACEEARRGDLVGRIGGEEFVVGLRGAGEAEVRMIAERMRRAIALRSSTDGMPAVTASMGYATCNSADTSLSLFARADAALYAAKQAGRNQVRMAA; translated from the coding sequence ATGGAATTTTCTGCTGTCCAGGCACTTTTGGCAACGGCGATGGCCGTCGCGGCGTTTGTCCTGCTCGCCCGCGAGCGGTCGTTGCGGCTCGCGCAAGTGTCCGAAGCCGCAGATCGTCTCGAGCGATTGCACCTCGTCGTGCGCAACAGGGGGCGCCGCCTTGCGCACAACATCCGCGTGGGCAGGTTGATCGAGGAGACGGCCGACATCGGCCTGTGGCAGTACTTTCCGAAGGAAGACAGGCAGGTCTGGTCCGAAGGTCTGAAGTTGCTGTTCGGTCTGGAAGCAAAGGACCGGCTTGGGGAGGGTGACGCCGAGACATTCCTGGCCGCCAAAGGCGTCGATCTCGTCAACGATGCCATGAACAAAGCCAACGGCGAGCCGGGCAACTTCAGGCTGCGCTTCGATGTCGAGAACCTCGACGGCGAGCACAGGTCGCTCAAGATGCGCGCGTGCCGGTTGAACGACGGTTCCGGACAATTGCACTGCATCATCGGGGTGGTAATCGACGTCACCGAGCTCGCCATTCGCGAGGAGCAGTTGCGCAAGTCGAGGCGAAGTGCGCGAATGGAGGCTCGCCGCGCGCGCGAGCTCGCAGAAACGGACGCCCTGACCGGGATCGCCAACCGGCGACGCGTTATGGACTGGGTCGACCGCGCGATGGTGACTTGCCGGGCGGGCGAAGCACTGGTCTCGCTGATCGTGCTCGACATCGATCACTTCAAGTCGGTCAACGATACCTGGGGCCACCAGGCCGGCGACCGGGTCCTGCAGCGGATCGCGCAGATCGCCTGCGAGGAAGCGCGCAGGGGCGACCTCGTCGGTCGCATCGGGGGTGAAGAGTTCGTCGTCGGCCTGCGCGGGGCAGGCGAGGCGGAAGTGCGCATGATTGCCGAGCGGATGCGGCGCGCGATCGCTTTGCGCAGTTCGACGGATGGCATGCCTGCGGTAACCGCGAGCATGGGCTACGCCACTTGCAACAGCGCCGATACCAGTCTGAGCCTGTTCGCCCGCGCCGATGCGGCGCTCTATGCAGCCAAGCAGGCCGGTCGCAACCAGGTCCGCATGGCTGCGTGA
- a CDS encoding malonic semialdehyde reductase, translating to MTTQFHEKTLSADALDQIFREARSYNGWLAKPVTEAQISAIYELMKMGPTSANMQPARIVWVKSADAKDRLAACASEGNRDKILTAPVTAVIGYDIDFHEELPWLFPHTDAKSWFDGDEEGRKEGAFRNSALQGAYLMIAARAIGLDCGPMSGFDAKKVEQEFFGDNPWHRVNFICSIGYGDPTSIFDRSPRPEFDTFNTLV from the coding sequence ATGACGACCCAATTCCACGAGAAGACACTCAGCGCCGACGCGCTCGACCAGATCTTTCGCGAGGCGCGCAGCTACAATGGCTGGCTCGCCAAACCCGTCACCGAAGCGCAGATAAGTGCCATCTACGAGCTCATGAAAATGGGCCCGACGTCCGCCAACATGCAGCCCGCCCGTATCGTCTGGGTCAAGAGCGCGGACGCGAAGGACCGGCTCGCTGCCTGCGCGTCGGAAGGCAACCGCGACAAGATCCTGACCGCGCCGGTAACCGCAGTCATCGGCTACGACATCGATTTTCACGAGGAACTGCCCTGGCTGTTCCCGCATACCGATGCCAAGAGCTGGTTCGACGGCGACGAGGAAGGTCGCAAGGAAGGCGCGTTTCGCAATTCGGCGCTGCAAGGCGCCTACCTGATGATCGCGGCGCGCGCGATCGGTCTCGACTGCGGCCCGATGTCGGGCTTCGATGCCAAGAAGGTCGAGCAGGAATTCTTCGGCGACAATCCGTGGCACCGGGTGAATTTCATCTGCTCCATCGGCTATGGCGATCCCACGTCCATTTTCGATCGCAGTCCGCGCCCCGAATTCGACACCTTCAACACGCTCGTCTGA
- a CDS encoding class II 3-deoxy-7-phosphoheptulonate synthase yields MAYNWQPDGWKAHEARHLPEYEDQAALAAAEATLASYPPLVFAGEARALKAELADVANGNGFLLQGGDCAESFAEFHPNNIRDTFRVLLQMAVVMTFASKRPVVKVGRMAGQFAKPRSSATETQGDVTLPSYFGDNVNSIEFDPVGRTNDPERMVRAYSQAAATLNLLRAFAGGGYANLRQVHQWTLDFMGRSPWADKFKDIADRIGEALDFMEACGVDPQTLPQLQRTSFYTSHEALLLPYEQALTRQDSLTGDWYDCSAHMVWIGDRTRFPGSAHIEFCRGIGNPLGMKCGPSLDPDSLLHLLDALNPAREAGRITLISRFGHDKVEQGLPPLVRAVKREGHPVVWSCDPMHGNVVKSDSGYKTRPFDRILTEVKGFFAVHRAEGTHAGGIHVEMTGQDVTECVGGAVAITDEALGDRYHTHCDPRLNAAQSLELSFLIAEMLNLEASERRADAA; encoded by the coding sequence GTGGCTTACAATTGGCAACCCGACGGCTGGAAAGCGCATGAAGCGCGCCATCTGCCCGAATACGAGGATCAGGCGGCACTCGCCGCAGCGGAAGCGACGCTCGCGTCCTATCCGCCACTCGTCTTCGCCGGGGAAGCCCGCGCACTGAAGGCCGAGCTGGCCGATGTCGCCAATGGCAACGGTTTCCTGCTGCAGGGCGGCGACTGCGCCGAAAGCTTCGCCGAGTTCCACCCGAACAACATCCGCGACACTTTCCGCGTGCTGCTGCAGATGGCGGTCGTCATGACCTTCGCCAGCAAGCGACCGGTGGTGAAGGTCGGGCGCATGGCCGGCCAGTTCGCCAAGCCGCGCAGTTCCGCGACCGAAACGCAGGGTGACGTGACCCTGCCGAGCTATTTCGGCGACAACGTCAACTCGATCGAATTCGACCCGGTCGGACGGACCAATGATCCCGAGCGGATGGTGCGGGCCTATTCGCAGGCGGCCGCCACGCTCAACCTGCTGCGTGCCTTTGCCGGCGGCGGCTATGCGAACCTGCGCCAGGTCCACCAGTGGACGCTCGACTTCATGGGCCGCAGCCCGTGGGCCGACAAGTTCAAGGACATTGCCGACCGGATCGGCGAAGCGCTCGATTTCATGGAAGCCTGCGGCGTCGACCCGCAGACGCTGCCGCAATTGCAGCGCACCAGTTTTTACACGAGCCACGAGGCTCTGCTGCTTCCCTACGAGCAGGCGCTCACCCGGCAGGACAGCCTGACCGGCGATTGGTACGACTGTTCTGCGCACATGGTCTGGATCGGCGACCGCACGCGTTTCCCCGGTTCCGCGCATATCGAATTCTGCCGCGGCATCGGCAATCCGCTCGGCATGAAATGCGGACCCAGCCTCGATCCCGACAGCCTGCTGCACCTGCTCGATGCGCTCAATCCGGCGCGCGAGGCGGGACGGATCACGCTGATCAGCCGGTTCGGGCACGACAAGGTCGAGCAAGGCCTGCCGCCGCTGGTCCGCGCCGTGAAGCGCGAAGGCCACCCGGTGGTATGGAGCTGCGACCCGATGCACGGCAACGTGGTCAAGTCGGACAGCGGCTACAAGACCAGGCCGTTCGATCGTATCCTGACCGAGGTGAAGGGCTTCTTCGCGGTCCACCGCGCGGAGGGAACCCATGCCGGCGGCATCCATGTCGAGATGACCGGCCAGGACGTGACCGAATGCGTGGGCGGCGCCGTCGCCATCACCGACGAGGCGCTGGGCGATCGGTATCACACGCATTGCGATCCGCGCCTCAACGCCGCGCAATCGCTCGAACTGTCGTTCCTGATCGCCGAAATGCTCAATCTCGAGGCGAGCGAGAGGCGCGCAGACGCTGCCTGA
- a CDS encoding M16 family metallopeptidase: protein MTFPTGALRRISLALPFLLLTTPLPAQEAAVGKSVAASALPAPTALQTGGETPWLYEDSDIPQDKDWLFGKMDNGVRYAVRHNGVPPGQVSIRVLMDAGSLHELDHEQGYAHLLEHMVFRQSKYLGPGEAIPTFQRLGATFGYDTNASTTPTQTVYQMDLPEATPAKLDEIFKLLSGMMREPVFNKANLAADLPIVLAEKRERGGAASRVEEATRKTLFSGQRLAIRLPIGTEETLNSATPETIRAFHDRWYRPENAIVVVAGDLDPKLFASMIEKYFGDWKGKGPRTAPPAFGDPVAPAGADPQFPLGETAVLVEPDLPRSLTYAVMRPWRPVKDTIVYNEGLMLDSLAQAIINRRLEARARAGGSYLYAQVYQEDVYRSTDATFVTVAPLSQDWQSALADVRAVIADALAEPPTQEEIDREAAEFDVALASTLEQASVRAGSELADNIVEAVNIRETVAAPDVVLNVFRNMRDKMTPANILAHTRTLFDGDVVRSVYVTPQGEEADAAALRTALSQSVDADGTSRLAAQTISFDDLPKIGKPGTIVSEGPIGLLEIEQVNFANGARAILWANDAEPGRVAVKVRFGAGERAFTADTAPYKLLGEMALVGSGVGELGQEELDRITTGRKMGFDFGIEDGVFTFDAQTRSADLADQLYLFAAKLGMPRWDANPVLRAKAAAALTYESFGTSPGGVLNRDLDYYLNDADARFAMPTPEQIAAMTPEQFRTVWEPLLKQGPVEVLIFGEFDRDATVRTLAETFGALPAREPIPAATLARMPAFPDAGEPIRVLNHRGDPDQAAAVVSWPTGGGVADLRESRQLEILSQLFNNRLMDVMREESGASYTPQVGASWPVDIDTGGQITALGQIKPEDVPTFFAAADKIASELAASPPSADELERVTEPLKQLISRASTGNSFWLYQLQGASSDPRRIALMRSLLNDYSQTTPERMQQLAQKYLAARPGYKLAVVPEGTAVVTGAK from the coding sequence ATGACCTTCCCGACCGGCGCCCTGCGGCGCATCTCGCTTGCCCTCCCATTCCTGCTGCTGACCACCCCGCTTCCGGCGCAGGAAGCTGCCGTCGGCAAGTCGGTCGCGGCAAGCGCCCTGCCGGCGCCCACGGCTCTCCAGACCGGGGGCGAGACGCCCTGGCTCTACGAAGACAGCGACATTCCGCAGGACAAGGACTGGCTGTTCGGCAAGATGGACAACGGCGTGCGCTATGCCGTGCGCCACAATGGCGTGCCGCCCGGCCAGGTCTCGATCCGCGTGCTGATGGACGCCGGTTCGCTGCACGAACTGGACCACGAGCAGGGCTATGCGCACCTGCTCGAGCACATGGTCTTCCGGCAGAGCAAGTACCTTGGGCCGGGCGAGGCGATCCCCACGTTCCAGCGCCTCGGTGCGACGTTCGGCTACGACACCAACGCCTCGACCACGCCGACCCAGACCGTCTACCAGATGGACCTGCCCGAAGCGACGCCGGCCAAGCTCGACGAGATCTTCAAGCTATTGTCGGGGATGATGCGCGAACCGGTATTCAACAAGGCGAACCTGGCTGCCGACCTGCCGATCGTGCTGGCCGAGAAGCGCGAGCGGGGCGGCGCAGCGAGCCGGGTCGAGGAAGCGACCCGCAAGACGCTGTTTTCGGGTCAGAGGCTGGCGATCCGGCTGCCCATCGGTACCGAGGAAACGCTGAACAGCGCAACGCCCGAGACCATCCGCGCCTTCCACGATCGCTGGTATCGGCCCGAGAATGCGATCGTGGTGGTGGCCGGCGATCTCGATCCCAAGCTGTTCGCCTCGATGATCGAGAAATATTTCGGCGACTGGAAAGGCAAGGGACCGCGTACCGCGCCTCCTGCCTTCGGCGATCCGGTGGCACCGGCCGGGGCCGACCCGCAGTTTCCGCTCGGCGAGACGGCAGTGCTCGTGGAACCCGACCTGCCGCGCAGTCTCACCTACGCGGTCATGCGGCCGTGGCGCCCGGTCAAGGACACCATCGTCTACAACGAAGGGCTGATGCTGGATTCGCTGGCACAGGCGATCATCAATCGCCGGCTCGAAGCGCGAGCACGGGCAGGCGGCTCCTATCTCTACGCGCAGGTCTACCAAGAGGACGTCTATCGTTCGACCGATGCGACCTTCGTGACCGTCGCCCCGCTGTCGCAGGACTGGCAGTCCGCACTGGCCGATGTCCGCGCGGTGATCGCCGATGCGCTGGCCGAGCCGCCGACGCAGGAAGAGATCGATCGTGAAGCCGCCGAATTCGACGTCGCGCTCGCCAGCACGCTCGAACAGGCCTCGGTACGCGCCGGGTCGGAACTCGCGGACAACATCGTCGAAGCGGTGAACATCCGTGAAACCGTGGCCGCACCCGATGTGGTGCTGAACGTGTTCCGCAACATGCGCGACAAGATGACCCCGGCGAATATCCTCGCCCATACCCGCACGCTGTTCGACGGCGACGTGGTTCGCTCGGTCTATGTCACGCCGCAGGGTGAAGAGGCCGATGCGGCTGCTCTGCGAACGGCCCTGAGCCAGTCCGTCGATGCCGATGGAACATCGCGCCTCGCCGCGCAGACCATCTCGTTCGACGACCTGCCGAAGATCGGCAAGCCCGGAACCATCGTGAGCGAGGGCCCGATCGGTCTGCTCGAAATCGAGCAGGTCAACTTCGCCAACGGCGCGAGGGCGATCCTGTGGGCGAACGACGCGGAACCCGGTCGCGTGGCGGTCAAGGTGCGCTTCGGCGCAGGCGAACGCGCCTTCACTGCCGATACCGCGCCTTACAAGCTGCTGGGCGAAATGGCGCTGGTTGGCTCGGGCGTGGGCGAACTCGGGCAGGAAGAGCTCGACCGGATCACCACGGGCCGCAAGATGGGCTTCGATTTCGGAATCGAGGACGGAGTGTTCACCTTCGATGCCCAGACCCGCTCGGCCGACCTTGCAGACCAGCTGTATCTCTTCGCCGCGAAGCTGGGGATGCCGCGCTGGGATGCGAACCCGGTGCTTCGGGCCAAGGCAGCTGCGGCCCTGACCTACGAGAGCTTCGGCACCAGCCCCGGCGGCGTGCTCAACCGCGACCTCGATTACTATCTCAACGATGCGGACGCGCGCTTCGCCATGCCGACACCCGAGCAGATCGCGGCCATGACGCCCGAGCAGTTCCGCACCGTATGGGAGCCGTTGCTCAAGCAAGGCCCGGTCGAGGTGCTGATCTTCGGCGAATTCGACCGCGACGCGACCGTGCGGACGCTGGCCGAGACTTTCGGCGCGTTGCCTGCGCGCGAGCCGATCCCCGCGGCCACGCTTGCCCGCATGCCGGCCTTCCCGGACGCCGGCGAACCGATCCGCGTGCTCAATCACCGTGGCGACCCGGACCAGGCGGCTGCGGTTGTCAGCTGGCCGACGGGCGGCGGCGTTGCGGACCTGCGGGAATCGCGCCAGCTCGAGATCCTCTCGCAATTGTTCAACAACCGACTGATGGATGTCATGCGCGAGGAATCGGGTGCGAGTTACACTCCGCAGGTCGGTGCCAGCTGGCCCGTCGACATAGATACCGGCGGCCAGATCACCGCTCTCGGCCAGATCAAGCCGGAGGATGTGCCGACATTTTTCGCCGCAGCGGACAAGATCGCCAGCGAACTCGCCGCTTCGCCGCCGAGCGCCGACGAGCTCGAGCGGGTGACGGAGCCGCTCAAGCAGCTGATCAGCCGAGCCTCCACGGGCAATTCGTTCTGGCTCTACCAGTTGCAGGGCGCGAGCAGCGACCCGCGCCGCATCGCGCTCATGCGCAGCCTGCTCAACGATTATTCGCAGACTACGCCGGAACGCATGCAGCAATTGGCGCAGAAGTACCTCGCCGCCCGGCCGGGCTACAAGCTGGCAGTGGTTCCGGAAGGCACCGCTGTCGTCACCGGGGCCAAATAG
- a CDS encoding GNAT family N-acetyltransferase → MIEELDAVMEVMETAFDPHWGEAWNRAQVLGSLQMPHSHLLIADPSGDPWAYRREPAGFLLSRNAPGEEELLLVAVVPAHRGKRIGATLMERFRQDAQARGAERLFLEMRANNPAERLYRAQGYQPIGRRKDYYRLADGSRLDAITFALDLETDARSY, encoded by the coding sequence ATGATCGAGGAACTCGATGCCGTGATGGAGGTCATGGAAACCGCTTTCGATCCGCATTGGGGCGAAGCGTGGAACCGGGCGCAGGTGCTGGGATCGCTGCAGATGCCGCACAGTCACCTGCTGATCGCCGATCCATCCGGCGACCCATGGGCATACCGAAGGGAGCCTGCCGGTTTCCTGCTGTCGCGAAATGCGCCCGGCGAAGAAGAATTGCTGCTGGTCGCCGTCGTCCCCGCCCACCGCGGCAAGCGGATCGGGGCAACGCTCATGGAACGGTTCCGCCAAGACGCACAGGCCCGCGGGGCGGAACGACTGTTTCTGGAAATGCGCGCCAACAATCCGGCCGAAAGACTGTATCGCGCCCAGGGTTACCAGCCGATCGGCAGGCGCAAGGACTACTATCGGCTGGCCGACGGCAGCAGATTGGACGCGATTACTTTCGCTCTCGATCTCGAAACGGATGCGCGTTCCTATTGA
- a CDS encoding MucR family transcriptional regulator gives MEAPENDMTETLITLTSDIVAAHVSNNSVGVDDVPALIRNVHEALAGLGSPAASEAPRPDPAVSVRNSVKKDHLVCLEDGKKMKMLKRHLMTEHGMTPAEYRQRWELPSDYPMVAPAYAETRRDLAKKIGLGRKPGQKVAKKTAAPAAKKTAATKTSKKAPAKS, from the coding sequence ATGGAAGCCCCAGAAAACGATATGACCGAAACGCTGATCACGCTGACGTCCGACATTGTCGCCGCACATGTCAGCAACAACAGCGTGGGCGTGGACGATGTCCCTGCCCTCATCCGCAACGTGCACGAAGCGCTTGCCGGGCTTGGCAGCCCCGCGGCTTCCGAAGCGCCGCGGCCCGATCCGGCAGTCTCGGTTCGCAACTCGGTCAAGAAGGATCATCTCGTCTGCCTCGAAGACGGCAAGAAGATGAAGATGCTCAAGCGTCACCTGATGACCGAACACGGCATGACGCCGGCCGAATATCGCCAGCGCTGGGAGCTGCCTTCGGATTATCCGATGGTCGCGCCAGCCTATGCGGAAACCCGCCGGGACCTGGCGAAGAAGATCGGCCTCGGGCGCAAGCCGGGCCAGAAAGTAGCCAAGAAGACGGCGGCTCCCGCGGCGAAGAAAACGGCTGCGACGAAGACTTCCAAGAAAGCACCGGCCAAGAGCTGA